A DNA window from Anastrepha ludens isolate Willacy chromosome 6, idAnaLude1.1, whole genome shotgun sequence contains the following coding sequences:
- the LOC128868889 gene encoding 39S ribosomal protein L18, mitochondrial, with protein sequence MSGHFQPLKSSRVLRKIKEITKPTGEPVIINRNPRNLERLRIALKPNGYFLEKPGRSFWHKLELTVSGRYATAEVRHFQNGPVIGASTSEWAIKKHLYKTCDTPAFVNLARVFAMRCLQSGITEMACNIDAVPGGKIDKFLRTLEENGLKLQEPERYVAPLPWDAVRHEKPWEVVEDLLQSEQQPKKNVSNKKE encoded by the coding sequence ATGTCTGGGCATTTCCAACCACTTAAATCTTCACGTGTGCTACgtaaaatcaaagaaatcacCAAACCCACAGGGGAACCGGTGATAATTAATCGTAATCCACGTAATCTGGAAAGATTGCGTATTGCACTTAAACCCAACGGATATTTTTTGGAGAAACCAGGACGTTCATTTTGGCACAAATTGGAACTCACTGTAAGTGGTCGCTACGCTACTGCAGAAGTCAGGCATTTCCAAAATGGTCCAGTTATCGGTGCTAGCACATCGGAGTGGGCCATTAAGAAACATCTATACAAAACATGCGACACACCTGCCTTCGTAAATCTCGCACGCGTATTTGCTATGAGATGCCTTCAATCTGGTATTACCGAAATGGCCTGCAATATCGACGCAGTTCCTGGtggtaaaattgacaaatttctcAGAACCTTAGAAGAAAATGGTCTTAAGTTGCAAGAACCTGAACGATACGTTGCACCACTGCCGTGGGATGCTGTGAGACACGAAAAACCATGGGAAGTAGTGGAAGACCTTTTACAATCCGAACAACAACCgaagaaaaatgtatcaaacaaaaaagaataa
- the LOC128868890 gene encoding cytochrome b-c1 complex subunit 9 — MKVIYNSLFKRTSTYAVAIMASVFFFERALDVTSNTIFDSINKGKLWKDIKDKYE; from the exons ATGAAGGTTATCTACAACTCTTTGTTCAAAAGGACCTCCACCTACGCCGTGGCAATTATGGCATCAGTGTTTTTCTTCGAGCGCGCACTTGATGTAACGTCGAACACAATTTTCGATTCGATCAATAAAGGA AAACTGTGGAAGGATATCAAGGACAAATATGAATAA